A stretch of Telopea speciosissima isolate NSW1024214 ecotype Mountain lineage chromosome 11, Tspe_v1, whole genome shotgun sequence DNA encodes these proteins:
- the LOC122644899 gene encoding uncharacterized protein LOC122644899 — MPDHDTIPVGESSDVQGGSSQTSKMTTMDPSSLYHLHHSDNPGALLVSTPLNGDNYPTWRRAMCMALFAKNKMMFVDGSLPRPTSPLSAVQTWDRCNFMVLSWILNVLTRTIADSLIYAETASSVWKELEDCFSGGNAARVFQLKSSIATIQQGTDSLSSYFTRLKVLWDELASYVAVLTCSCSAQNALHSAGQQERVFQFLMGLSDVYA; from the coding sequence ATGCCGGACCATGACACTATTCCGGTTGGTGAGTCAAGCGATGTGCAGGGAGGATCATCGCAGACTTCTAAAATGACTACTATGGATCCCTCCTCCCTGTATCATCTTCATCACTCTGATAATCCAGGTGCTCTCCTCGTCTCCACACCTCTCAATGGTGATAACTATCCTACCTGGCGACGTGCCATGTGTATGGCCCTATTTGCgaaaaataaaatgatgttCGTGGATGGGAGTCTCCCGCGTCCCACTTCGCCACTCTCTGCTGTCCAGACATGGGATCGCTGCAATTTCATGGTGTTATCATGGATCCTCAATGTCCTCACCCGCACCATTGCTGATAGCCTGATTTACGCTGAAACTGCTTCTTCTGTTTGGAAGGAGCTTGAGGACTGTTTTTCTGGTGGTAATGCCGCTCGAGTTTTTCAACTCAAGAGCTCCATTGCAACCATACAACAGGGGACGGATTCCCTCTCTTCTTATTTCACACGGCTGAAGGTTCTTTGGGACGAGTTAGCATCATATGTTGCTGTTCTAACATGTTCATGTAGCGCGCAAAATGCCCTTCACTCGGCTGGCCAGCAAGAGCGTGTGTTTCAATTTTTAATGGGATTGTCGGATGTCTATGCATAG